The Halorussus gelatinilyticus genome contains the following window.
CGGAAGCGATTTACATTTCGGCAACACGTCGTTCTGCTCTGTCTAAAGGTCAAGAAGACAACGACGTACCCGACCTTGTTGACGAACTCATCTACCGCACCGATAATCGGAGGAATGAACATCCCAACAACGGCTCTTGTGACCGCGGTCGTTGATAGCCTCACGAACGTTGTGGGAATTGGGTTGGAGTCGATGTGTGGCCCCACTTGAGACCGAGTACCCCCGGGAGTTGAGAGTCTGCTGTGGCGGTCTGTGCATATGTACGCGGCGGGGTTCGCGGGATGCGCCGTCAGGACTCGCGCCACTTGTGGCCGCACTCGACGCAGGTGAACAGCCGAACCTCGTAGGAGCCGCCCGGCTTCGGCATCATCTCGTAGTCGGCCCGGTCGCTGTCGCAATCGTCCGCCGGACAGGGCTCCTGCATCGTCTCGGTGGCACCCTGGGTCGCGTCGGCCACGACGGGTGCCCCGTCGTCCCGCTGTCCATCCTGGGTCGTCATCGCCGCTT
Protein-coding sequences here:
- a CDS encoding RPA12/RPB9/RPC11 RNA polymerase family protein, whose protein sequence is MQFCDECGSLMHTEGDTWVCRSCENEEVRDSHAEAAMTTQDGQRDDGAPVVADATQGATETMQEPCPADDCDSDRADYEMMPKPGGSYEVRLFTCVECGHKWRES